The Lycium ferocissimum isolate CSIRO_LF1 chromosome 1, AGI_CSIRO_Lferr_CH_V1, whole genome shotgun sequence genome includes a region encoding these proteins:
- the LOC132030043 gene encoding uncharacterized protein LOC132030043 produces the protein MTWQKHLPFKMCFIVWRALRDKIPTDARISQMNIANPSRCICCKNPDTENVNHLFNAGDYAFQLWKHIGGPFGINVEQSFYRQILINWWKIKAPNPVINILVKCIPIATSWEIWRTRCAAKYGNEPINFNNSVCLISFSVLQVIKNQFNNFQGNHSWNKVIYLNSCNINFKKTFTVSWLKPPVNFVKLNSDGSCKEGRCGGGGVIRNHQGHLVHAYTVKAGAGTNNLAEALALLHGIRWCIAVEHK, from the coding sequence ATGACATGGCAAAAACATCTTCCTTTTAAGATGTGTTTTATAGTCTGGAGGGCTTTGAGAGATAAAATTCCTACAGATGCTAGAATATCTCAAATGAACATTGCAAACCCCTCTAGATGTATATGTTGTAAAAACCCGGATACTGAGAATGTTAATCATCTTTTTAATGCAGGAGACTATGCATTTCAATTGTGGAAACATATAGGGGGGCCCTTTGGCATCAATGTTGAACAGAGCTTCTATAGGCAGATTCTCATAAATTGGTGGAAGATCAAGGCCCCAAATCCAGTCATAAATATTCTTGTGAAATGCATTCCCATTGCCACTTCTTGGGAAATATGGAGGACAAGATGTGCTGCAAAATATGGTAATGAACCTATAAATTTTAACAACTCTGTTTGTCTCATATCCTTCTCTGTTTTGCAGGtaataaaaaatcaattcaacaactttcaaggAAACCATAGCTGGAACAAAGTGATATACCTCAATTCTTGCAACATTAACTTCAAGAAAACCTTCACTGTGAGCTGGCTCAAACCCCCGGTGAACTTTGTCAAATTGAATTCTGATGGTAGCTGCAAAGAAGGAAGGTGTGGAGGTGGTGGAGTCATTAGAAATCACCAAGGCCACCTCGTTCATGCCTATACAGTGAAAGCAGGTGCAGGAACCAACAACTTAGCAGAAGCACTAGCCCTCCTACATGGAATTCGATGGTGCATAGCTGTTGAGCATAAGTAA